The window AAAATGCGGTTGATCAAGCAGAGTCGGGAGATACCCTTCGTGTTAAACCAGGTGTTTATGAAGGGCCGATCCACGTTAAGAAATCGATTCGTTTAATAGGAGAAGCTTTTCCTATCATAGACGGACAGGGGAAGGGAAGCGTGGTTTATTTAGAAGCCGAAAATATTTTGTTCAAAGGATTTGTGGTGCGAAACACCGGAGATGTTTTATCCACGGAAGATACAGGGTTGTGGGCCACGGGGAAAGGGATTCAAATCGAAGACAATCGGTTTGAAAATGTACTTTTTGGGATTTATTTAAAGCAGGCCCCGTTTGGTGTGGTTCGAAATAATTCTTTAATCAGTAAACCTTTGGACATTGCGCGAAGAGGGGATCTCATTCGCGTTTGGTACAGCGATAACGTTTTAATCGAAAAGAATTTTGCGACGCAGGGACGCGATGTGGTTCTTTGGTTTTCAAAAAATATGCGAGTTTTGAGCAATGAGTTTCAAGAGAGCCGTTATGGTTTGCATTTTATGTATTGTCAGGAAGCCATTGTGGAACGTAACAAGCTTTCTCGTAATTCTGTTGGCGCCTATTTGATGTACAGTGCGGGACTACAATTGAAAGAAAATATTCTCATCAACAATCGAGGCCCCAGTGGCTATGGAATCGGATTTAAAGACATGGATGGAGCCGTGATCGAGAAAAACAGTGTGGTGGGCAATCGCGTCGGTTTTTTTCTGGATTCCTGTGCGAAGGGTTTATTTCAAAATAACACCATCGCCTTGAATGATATTGGAATGCAAGTGATTCCAACGGCGAGTCATAATCAATTTTCTAAAAATAATTTTATAGAGAATGGAGAACAAATTCTTTTGGATGGTTCGAGTTCCCATACGGTTAATGATTGGAATCACAATCATTGGAGTGATTATCGAGGTTTTGACGCCAATCAAGATGGTGTGGGAGATGTAGCGTACCGTCCCATGAAATTGTTTGAAAGAATGGTGGATCGGTTTCATGCCTTAAAGGTTTTTTATGGAAGTCCTTCCGTGGTTGCCATTGATTTTGCTGCAAACACCTTTCCTGTTTT of the Chlamydiota bacterium genome contains:
- the nosD gene encoding nitrous oxide reductase family maturation protein NosD; amino-acid sequence: NAVDQAESGDTLRVKPGVYEGPIHVKKSIRLIGEAFPIIDGQGKGSVVYLEAENILFKGFVVRNTGDVLSTEDTGLWATGKGIQIEDNRFENVLFGIYLKQAPFGVVRNNSLISKPLDIARRGDLIRVWYSDNVLIEKNFATQGRDVVLWFSKNMRVLSNEFQESRYGLHFMYCQEAIVERNKLSRNSVGAYLMYSAGLQLKENILINNRGPSGYGIGFKDMDGAVIEKNSVVGNRVGFFLDSCAKGLFQNNTIALNDIGMQVIPTASHNQFSKNNFIENGEQILLDGSSSHTVNDWNHNHWSDYRGFDANQDGVGDVAYRPMKLFERMVDRFHALKVFYGSPSVVAIDFAANTFPVFAPTPKFVDEFPLMQPFEFNVLEPAPSHFLPWVLLSVLFFLPMVGFWGRFSENKKRGVNDVSSSFLKTSAQGVIQIQGLTKKFGKLKALCDLNLEVYSGEVVALWGANGAGKTTLLRCLLGMIPCKGEMQVLGMDVRKNPKLVRRSIGYVPQETRLHLDYSTLETARFYARLRRVSLERVNSLLQEWGLEEVKNKLVQNLSGGMRQKLSLLIALLSDPPILFLDEPTTHLDTRTRGEFLMTLQKLKSKGKTLIFCSHRFAEISQMADRVIVLKEGVKKMDGKPQELKMDLDLDAEINSVLENGSFYDQCS